A stretch of the Amycolatopsis sp. BJA-103 genome encodes the following:
- a CDS encoding 3-hydroxyacyl-CoA dehydrogenase — protein MEKWAEQVGRIRVIGTGVMGRGIVQLAVTAGLEVELADARPDAVGEAIDHVGAMLGKLASKGKITEEAAASAKGRLIAADGPLAPADGVDLVIEAVREDLEIKRALFAELERVCGPDTVFATNTSSLSVTEIGAALTDPGRLLGLHFFNPVPLMRLVEVVPGARTAAWLPPAMTELVRGWGHEPVLARDAPGFLVNHAGRGLGTEALQILSEGIASPAEVDRVARDVLGLKLGPFELLDLTGLDVSHAVLESIWSGFHGEPRLRPSWQTRPRVAAGLFGRKNGEGFYRYVDGAQQADPEPPAPEAPATPVWVEDERLGTLLSAAGIQVVHSAYPDTVLIVSPIGSSTVDAALAAGLPADRVVGVDPLGGYGKRLTLSVHPALDPAAGRTAWGALAATGLPVTVVRDGPAPIAQRLLASIVNTACFIAGQRLATPEDIDTAVRLGLGYPRGPLTWGEEAGADLVLRVLRGLVASTGDQRYRPSGWLTERVALGLPLTSAGTSPDDLLR, from the coding sequence GTGGAGAAGTGGGCGGAGCAGGTCGGCAGGATCCGGGTCATCGGAACCGGGGTGATGGGCCGGGGCATCGTCCAGCTCGCCGTGACGGCGGGGCTCGAAGTCGAGCTGGCCGACGCCCGGCCCGACGCGGTCGGCGAGGCCATCGACCACGTCGGCGCGATGCTCGGCAAACTCGCCTCGAAGGGCAAGATCACCGAAGAAGCCGCCGCGTCCGCGAAAGGGCGGCTGATCGCGGCCGACGGACCGCTGGCGCCCGCCGACGGCGTGGATCTCGTGATCGAAGCCGTCCGCGAGGACCTCGAGATCAAACGCGCGCTGTTCGCCGAGCTGGAACGCGTCTGCGGCCCGGACACCGTGTTCGCGACCAACACCAGCTCGCTTTCGGTCACCGAGATCGGCGCCGCGCTGACCGATCCCGGCCGGTTGCTCGGCCTCCACTTCTTCAACCCGGTCCCGCTGATGCGGCTGGTCGAGGTCGTCCCCGGCGCGCGGACCGCGGCCTGGCTGCCGCCCGCGATGACCGAACTCGTCCGCGGCTGGGGACACGAACCCGTCCTCGCCCGCGACGCGCCGGGCTTCCTGGTCAACCACGCCGGCCGCGGACTGGGCACCGAGGCACTGCAGATCCTCTCCGAGGGGATCGCGAGCCCGGCCGAGGTGGACCGAGTCGCGCGTGACGTGCTGGGCCTGAAACTCGGCCCGTTCGAACTGCTCGACCTCACCGGTCTCGACGTCTCGCACGCCGTGCTCGAAAGCATCTGGAGCGGTTTCCACGGCGAACCGCGGCTGCGGCCGTCGTGGCAGACGCGGCCCCGGGTCGCCGCCGGGCTGTTCGGGCGCAAGAACGGCGAGGGCTTCTACCGCTACGTCGACGGCGCGCAGCAGGCCGACCCGGAGCCGCCCGCCCCGGAAGCGCCGGCGACACCGGTCTGGGTCGAGGACGAACGCCTCGGCACGCTGCTCTCGGCGGCGGGGATCCAGGTCGTGCACTCCGCCTACCCGGACACCGTCCTGATCGTCAGCCCGATCGGATCGTCCACTGTGGACGCCGCGCTGGCCGCGGGTCTCCCGGCGGACCGGGTCGTCGGGGTCGATCCCCTCGGCGGCTACGGGAAACGCCTGACCCTTTCGGTCCATCCCGCGCTCGACCCCGCCGCCGGCCGCACCGCCTGGGGCGCGCTCGCCGCGACCGGGCTGCCGGTGACCGTGGTCCGCGACGGCCCCGCGCCGATCGCGCAACGGCTGCTGGCGTCGATCGTCAACACCGCCTGCTTCATCGCCGGGCAACGGCTCGCGACGCCGGAGGACATCGACACCGCCGTCCGGCTCGGCCTCGGCTACCCGCGCGGACCGCTGACCTGGGGCGAGGAGGCGGGCGCGGATCTCGTGCTGCGGGTCCTGCGCGGACTCGTCGCGAGCACCGGCGACCAGCGCTACCGGCCGAGCGGCTGGCTCACCGAACGGGTCGCGCTCGGCCTCCCGCTCACCTCGGCGGGCACCTCACCGGACGACCTTCTCCGCTAG